One genomic segment of Bacteroidota bacterium includes these proteins:
- a CDS encoding flavodoxin family protein codes for MKVLAINGSPNKEGNTFHALMMIGSKLMEQGIDFEILHIGNKAIRGCLGCGKCRQNKDEKCAITTDSINDYVQSMKQADGLVLAAPVHYSGIPGTMKSFLDRTFQVAGSNGGLFRHKVGATIVAVRRSGGSSTLDSLNHYLSISEMLVVTSNYWDIIHGRVPGEVEKDEEGQQIMEVLGNNMAWILKMKELSKERLPEPAPVQKVMTNFIK; via the coding sequence ATGAAAGTATTAGCGATTAACGGAAGTCCCAACAAGGAAGGGAATACTTTCCATGCCTTAATGATGATAGGCTCAAAGCTCATGGAACAGGGAATAGATTTTGAAATCCTGCATATAGGGAACAAAGCAATAAGAGGTTGCTTAGGTTGTGGAAAGTGCAGGCAAAATAAAGATGAAAAATGTGCCATTACAACAGATTCGATAAATGATTACGTACAGAGCATGAAACAGGCTGACGGGCTCGTACTGGCAGCACCTGTACATTACTCGGGCATTCCCGGAACCATGAAAAGCTTTCTGGACAGGACTTTTCAAGTTGCCGGCAGCAATGGCGGCCTTTTTCGCCACAAAGTCGGAGCTACAATTGTTGCAGTGCGCCGTTCAGGAGGTTCTTCAACTTTAGACAGCCTGAATCATTATCTGAGTATCTCTGAAATGCTTGTTGTTACTTCTAACTATTGGGATATAATTCACGGACGGGTACCAGGAGAGGTCGAGAAAGATGAGGAAGGTCAACAGATCATGGAGGTTTTGGGAAATAATATGGCCTGGATTTTAAAGATGAAGGAACTCTCTAAGGAAAGACTTCCCGAACCAGCACCCGTTCAAAAGGTTATGACCAATTTTATTAAATAA
- a CDS encoding IMP dehydrogenase translates to MTLGKVKSTMCSCGALTIPELKKKAKITMVSSTSIIEGGAHDVILKETKREN, encoded by the coding sequence ATGACCTTAGGAAAGGTCAAATCGACTATGTGCAGCTGCGGGGCCTTAACCATACCGGAATTAAAGAAAAAAGCAAAGATAACCATGGTTTCATCCACAAGCATCATTGAAGGGGGTGCCCATGATGTAATCTTAAAAGAGACAAAACGGGAAAATTAA